The sequence CACCAGTTTGTCTATCTCCATCATCTTCTTTTCCTGCTGGTgaagctgtgtgtttttgatatCCAGCACCACTTTGAGGCTGTCCAGCTCCTGCTCCAGATACAGGGTGTGAGAGTCCTTCTGCAGGGACAAATGAGTAGTGCCAAGATGTTCAGAGACTGCTTAAGACTTCAGAAATGAAGGCATAAACTACAGCCAGCCTCGTAAATGTCATATGGCCATGAATCCAGAACCACACAACAGAGGGCGCCGTGCATCATTTGCCAAACTGGACTCACAGGGACAATGAAACCGAGGATATTTAGTTGTCAAACTAATGACCCATCATAAAATCATGAACAAggaaatgtgttgtgtgtgtgtactgtaagtAGTGTCTTTTTAACTACAACACCAATATGTAAACTGACCTGTTGCGAATGCTGCtcttattatttatctattaatAGCAGATGTGGAGTGGTGGGGTAATATGAGGTAGTTACTTTAATGACTCTACTGTGCCATGGCATACTGCTGAGTACATGAGGCAGCCACTTAACACTGATGAGGAGTGACAGCCTCAGTGTACCACAGCACTCTGGGAAAATTACAATTTTCCCATAGAGAGGAGCTGTGTAGCAGCTAACACAGATGTAGCAGAGTTTAACCCACACcagtttattttaaatggtAAAGAATGGTTAATGGACATGGACTCggttgcaccagctgtttgCAAATTCATCACTTAATTTGTGCTGAAGTTCTTCTTGAGCTCTTCGTAACTAATAgctagtttcaaactagtgatttactaaatcaggttgcaccTCGTAGAGACTTAATGTGCAAATAAGTGGCTAAGAAACATCTGTAGTGCCATCGAATAAGAAGCAACCgactatgtaaacaggaagtcactgtcACAAGCTGTAACATAACTTCCAAAAGTAACAGTTTTAGGagccaaaagataaaataaacctAACTACCGACCCTTTGTGAATGTAAGTCtgactttgctttatttgtatCTTCATACCTGGaggaatatgtgtgtttgtggttatgCTATGCTAACCACTGTTATGTGGTCATTTAGTCTAATGTTATTGGCTTaaagttttgtaatttgaggtttagtgtattttttgtgaaatttaaaAGGTCAGATATGTCAACCGTATTCCATATTACTTCTTTTACTCTTCAATCTAAATGGGCCCGATATTAGCAAGTGTAACATTAGCTTTATCTGTTTGTTACATAAGAGCTAGCTTGTGTGATGCAACTGGTTTTAATTTACTGATGTGTAAAGTCTGAGCTGACGAACAGCTGGTGCAACTGGCTCCAGAGCTCAGTTACTTAGAAATAAGCACAGTTACTtagaaaacacattcatttttgttttatgctgTTGGTCATTTATCTTTATGGTTATCACTGGGTTCATGGTTTCCCCACCTTTTATGCTCAGGGGCAAGAAATACCAGAGTCATGAGATACTTCTAAATTGGAGCTGTGCTATAATAGGCACACAGATAAGAGTACCTGACACTTTTCGGCCAGCTCTCTCCTCTTGTTCTCCTCTGCTGTTAGCTTCTCTATTAGGGCGTTGTTCTCCACAGTCAGCTCCTGAATCTGTCCCTGCGCaaagcacaacaaaacaaagtgagCAAACTTTTACATGCTGGTTCATCCATCCAGGAGTTCTATTCATGTCATGACATATTATTCTTTGTGTGGTAAAAAAGTGAAACTTACAGACAGAGCGGATTCAGCATCTTTCAAAGTTTTGTCCAAAGACTGCAGCTCCTGATTGTGGATTTTCCTGAGCTCTGAAGAGTTTACAGGTATTAtggcattaaaatatttaaaaaaaaaactcaaactgtaCAACAAAAGCTAATGGCTAATCACAATTTCACATTGAGATGAAATAAATTAACTATAATCGCACATAACTAttcatttttctacatttcatACATGCATTATTTAAACAGACTTAGGATATCAAAAGTCAGTCAGTCTAAAATAAACTTGTAAAAATCCAGAAAAAGACGTTTGAATAGGTTGGTCCGGTACTTTTCGCTCACCTTCCAGTGACTTTTCATACTGCTGTTCAACACACTGCAGCTCCACTGTATGGCTTTTCTTAAGTTCCAGCTTCATGGCTTCATGATTGGCTTTAAGCTCTCCCAtcttaaagtaaaacaaaacacaggataCACCTAATTTAAACCACAGCAGTACTGATTATTAGGCACTATTGGGCACTGCTTTACATCAACATGTTACAGGTGTTTTCTTctgaaaaagtataaaaagtcAAACACTGTCACACAATGACACCCACACTCCTCTGATGTCTGAGCATTAACTGAAAATAGCTTTCCAGTAAATGAACTGAATTGTTTAATCAATATCTGCAGACAAACCTGCTGTTGCATGAGAGTCTTGCACTTGTCAGCCTCCTCCTGATAGGTGAGGTGGACCTTGTCCCACTCAGCCTGATAGAAGGCCTCCAGTCTCTGCTCCAGCTCACTCAGGTCCTTCTGGTGCTGCGCCTGCAGTTTCTGCAGTGCATCCTCCAGAGCAACTCGCaactcctccttctccttctccagaCGTTCAGACGAATGGATGGAGCAAACTGGAAATGAAAACTGCACTTAGTATACCTTAGTCTTCCATCATGGTGAAACAGTGAAAGGCCATTTACATGATGTTCAGTGACTGTATGCAGCTGTGTAGTCTGTGTAATATTCACTGAAAAAAAGGTCGAAGGAAAAATTCTATTTGCTTGTAAAAGAAATTTGATATGTCCTCTGAGTACTGTCTCT comes from Thunnus maccoyii chromosome 8, fThuMac1.1, whole genome shotgun sequence and encodes:
- the mtus1a gene encoding microtubule-associated tumor suppressor 1 homolog A isoform X4, which encodes MGCSGSRACLRAPCSAERRDEATRQCRELSQELVKLQGELVCSIHSSERLEKEKEELRVALEDALQKLQAQHQKDLSELEQRLEAFYQAEWDKVHLTYQEEADKCKTLMQQQMGELKANHEAMKLELKKSHTVELQCVEQQYEKSLEELRKIHNQELQSLDKTLKDAESALSGQIQELTVENNALIEKLTAEENKRRELAEKCQKDSHTLYLEQELDSLKVVLDIKNTQLHQQEKKMMEIDKLTEKNVKLDENLKKVQQENEDLKARMERHAALSRQLSTEQALLQESLHKESKVNKRLSMENEELLWKLHNGDLSSPHKVSPTSTSPSHSFSLQSPRSSGLFSSPPVSPR